CTTCTTCAGTAGGAGCCAAATACCGACTTGCATACATCCAGCACCAAAACAAATGCTTGCTCTCTGTTTAGAAGCTGAGACTTTTGCAGGTAAACTGAATTATGTTTGAGTGAATGAGAAAATTTTATTCCTGATTTTTCAGGTCTTATACCTGTTGATTTTTATCAAACTACTACATCAATCTTTATTAAAAGTCAAATGTAAAggattttttcaagaaaaaacaaaaatgagggTTTAATAGCTTTGCACAGGTTACAATTGGTAAAAACTGATCTAGAATATTTTTTAGTCTATGCTATGTGAGATaagtgctttgaaattagcaGTATAGATTGTAAATGATTTCTTTTTTATTGCCTTCATAATCTCCAAATAAATTTTAACCAAACAGTAAGGTTTCTTTTTACCTATTTTACAGAGATGACCTAACGCTTGCGGGAAATTTATATATTGAATGGGAAAATTATGGCTAGTTGttaaatttacttttaaacaATAACACATTACAAGATGTGTATTATATAAATCACTGTTAGGACATAAATGTATTAATCCTTTACAACATTTTGACCTTTGTATATAAACTTATTTCCTGAAGTTGTTGATGGTTACATTTATACATGtgtaatgtcattttaaaatttaatggtGAAGTGGCTATGTTTAGGTTTGTTTATAGTTGTTGGCTAGTTGATGGCCAGTCAAATTattttgattcattttatttAAGAAAGCACTCTCTTGCTAAAAATACATGACGTTTTATGCCATTTAAACCCGAGGAATATCCTGGCTAACTACGTTAGGAGTAAtaactttttttccttcccaaaatattttattctctTGCACGTCAGAAGGTGTAAAGTCGCCTCCTGAAAGACCAGCACTTGGAACCAGTTCTGGAAATGTTCATTGGAATGGAAGTAAAAGTGAAAAAGCAAAAAGTTGTCCGCCAAGAAACAAGAGCTCAAAGAGGAAACACATGGATCTGAATAGTGAGAAAGTCATCTGCAATAATGAAAATGAGCCACCTCAGTACACCAATATTAAGAGACCCAAGATATCAAACATAGTACAGGAGAAATTGGACAGCAAACTAGATGGAGCAGCAAAAAGCAACAAGGCTACAGCCAAGAATAAATTGATTGTTGGTCAGAAAAAGTTAACTGACTTTTTTAGACTAtgaatcttttatttttattttgatgtgTATATAGTAAATTTACTATTCCATAATAAACATTGTACATCTTGAAAGAACAAGATAACCGGTGCATTAACACATTTTGGCTTCACAGTGTGCAAATATATTAAAGTAGGTTACACATATTATTCATTAGACAAATATAGTGACAAGTCTTGATTGTACAGAATTCTCTATTTCAGTAACAATACATCATAACTATTACAACTAGGTCATCTAGTGAAAATGTCAATCATGTTTCCCTCTACTTTGAAATACAGATAGAAGTATTTAGATGTAAATATATAGCAATACCAAAAGCACTGTAACTTCAAGTTTCATTAAATTGGCAACCAATACTTCTTCAGAGAAGAGGCCAACAGTTTTCAAACTTGCCAACAAGGTCGATAGACTCTTCCCAACATACACCTGAGCACTGAAGAAAAaatttttttactctttttataTTCtaagttgaaatatttttttctgtggaaaaatacacATATACTTACTGTCAAAATCTCTCCTTCCTATAGGAAATTTAGCTGAGTTTTCTTCATCCCCggtctctctccttttctgtatTGATTCAATATTCTGAATTTCAGTGTCAGCTGGAAAAGCCATAGATCCTTTCAATGCAAGATAAGGTAGCTGTTTTATACCTAGGTTCAGTGGCAAACCATGGCTTATGAAATTGTGTTTGGAACCTATATTCTGAAgtaagaaaaaaagatttaaattttaaagaCACGTTAACATTAtgtttagttcttttttttttttttttttccccattcagaACAAAGGTATTGTAACAGACAGTCATTTAAAAGACGTACAATGCCACACATTGGAACTTTGTCTAAGCCACCTTAAAATCAAAGTGCATGTCAAAATAATGTGGATGATCAGCTTAATTTCAGTTTAGTTATTCAGTGGGACTGAAACCATCTTGGTATGTGTGGCTAGTCCTGTTGACATTCTAAGATATATTTTTAGTACAgaatgggcaaaattttcaaacaatgaTATCTAAATAAAAGTAGACTGATATTTTCTTACACATTATGACCACCTGGAATCCTGATGAAAATCAGGTAATTTGTTTAGTTTCCCAAACTCAGATTTAGGTGACTAACATTAGATACTTATATTTGAAAACTTAGTATTCAGTAATTGCATGATCTTGTAACTGAAACCATCCACCACAACATtcttttaaattgtaaatttttAACCCTTTTAAAAGGACTATAAATTGAGCTTTTATTCATGTTTTAGAGTTCAATAAAAAATGGAAACTCACTAAGAATTTTGGGTTTCTGTCTTCCTCTTCATCCAGAAAGCTGCTGTCCTCCATCTTGTAGTGCTCAAGAGTAGGTATAGTCTCTGTCTTCTCTGTTTTACCTTCATTCCAAAGAGCTTTTCCTATATTGAATGCATTTAGTATCATATCATCATCTTCTACCTTTCTAATAGACTTTGAAACTGAAAGTAAAAAACcttgagaaaagagagagaaaattagtaTTAATATGTAGGATGAAATATGCATTCTTAGTTGTTTAATGTTTGCATAGAAGTTAAGCAGGTTTAAGATATTATTTAAGAAAGGTGTCCTTTGTAAATTAATGTGTTCTCCAATCCTGTCTACCTTTATATATTTTATAGATTGAATAGAAACCACTTCAGTGGCTTATGAGTTCACCCTGTATAAATGACTCATTATAAAGAGGCTAACCTTTTGAATAGCATTTGTAATGCCATATATTGGTTAGAACTACTTAAGTATGGATATTTTTTACCATGGATTATTAGCTCCTTTGTAGACTTTCAGAACAGTACAGATTAGTAGTTCCTTTTAATGGATCAATTTTAGCAAAATTCACAGGATACCATAATCTCTACACATGCTCTTTTTAAATCAGGCCTTACTTTTCACTTAAGGCAGTTTTAGAAAAGAACTAATTTACACATGTAAGAAGGAGGGTCAGCAAAgtaacttgttttgttttaaaccctgGTCTACTCTATTTTAAAGTGAAATTGATTTTCAAATCTTCTTGGGAAAAGAGTTGAAAAAAACTTTGAAGGTAGCAATGATTTAAAATACTACCATTGTCTTAATACAGGCAAAGCTGAAACCTTTAACTTGTGTTCAGTAAATTGTGTACCTTTTTATCTGAAGATATAGCTGGCAGTCCTCACTCATTGCTGATCCATGTATTTGTCAGAGTTTGGAGGCAGTTTCCCATCTGAAAGGATCAGCTGGGAACACCAATAGGTTAGTACCCAGATCGTAATTTCAGATgttcctccctctcccactccagATGGAAACTTCAATTTTTGCCTCACAGACTCTTCCAGATTGAATGCTCTATTATCCCCTCCTGTGTTTAGAAACACGATAAAGGTCTATGGAAAGGAATTTCTGTGGAGATTCCTCCACATTTTGCTATTTGAGGGAAAGCATTTGTCCCCCACATGGGGAAAGTGTAAGGGGCCTGCCCAGACCTAGCAGATCCCTAAGGGATCTATTTGATGCTAGGGCCATCTGCACAGTGACCCTGTACCTCTGGACTAGTTCTAGACTAGTATCTCTGGACTAGTTTATCCACCTTGTGCGGATCTGCGGGTCCTGAACCCAGGCCCGTAGACCACTGCTGCATCCCCAACACCACTGGATGGCTATAGTAATGACAGGAGAATTGGGAGCCCTAAGGCCCTGCACTCCACCAAACATACTACCCACAGGGATCTGACTGGAGTTGCTCCAGAGTCCCTGACTGGGCTGGTTACACTTCTAAACTAGAGAGAgaaacaggaagttgtctgtgcaACAAGGTGGATTCTGGGTGGGTGCTGCAGCTGCAGACCCTCTTGTTCAATACCTGACTTTCGGTCTCATCTCCAGTTCCTGACTTTAACCCTGCCCTGTACCTGGCATCTGCCCTCAGCCTTGTTCTGGTCACAGAACTCTGTCAGCCTGGTTTTGACTGCTCCAGCTCCGACCTTATGCTACTGACCCTCAGCTTTGGCTTGTGATTCCTGTTTGACCCCCAGCTCTCACTTTTGCCCCATGGCTCCTGTCTTTGGACTGCCCATTGGCCTATGGTTCCTGAACACTGCACTGAATGGCAGGCTGGCCTGCCTATGTCCAGGTCATTGTGCCAGTCTTCCACAAGCTCTGACACACCCTTACTCCAGTCTTTAAGAGGTATCTGCATGCACATGGCACACAGGTATCTTCTGATATTTTCCACAGGAAGACTCTCCACTATTGACTGGCACCAAAGAGGGAGCTGGACCAGTGCCTATCTTTATTCCAGCCAATTATAATAAATGTCATCAGAGGTTCATGAAAACTTACTTCAAAATAGAAGTTTACCAAATGCTTTCAATtctcaagcaaacaaaaaagttCATGTTTTGGATCCGTTTGAACCAGTTTGAACAAAATAGCAGGCTCCTCTCTTTGCTCTCTTGTGGCCAGCATGAAATCCTAAAGCTATAATCCATCCTTGCATGgctgagggaggaaggaagataGGCTTTGGCTTGGGTTGAAcctttttaagaaaataaaaaaaacactttttatctATGAGTTGGGAAGGGCACTTTCCTTTCCTCGTTGCTGTTACTAAGGACTCTACAGTTGCTACTGTttagggagggcggggggagtcCTATTATCTAAAAATCAGGGCGTACGCTGTCACCAAAATGAATGCCAATTTTTTTTATGGGCTAAAAGACCTAAGACCGCCTCCTTGGTTAACTGCTAAAACAAAGCTGTCAGTTGAGGGAAGACCAAAAATACAACCCTTGGCCCCTTTTAAAATTCAGCAGTGTCTGTCTGATAATTGAAGAAAATGGAACATGCTCATTAGGATCTCCAACTCACATTACAAAAAGCATAATTGCTATACATGGCTGTAGAATCAGGTAAAGTCATAAACTGTGGTCAGTACAGACCATAGAGAGCAAACTTAGCTTTTCCAGATTTGGAGTAGCTTCCATGGCTGCAGAGCCTGAGCACAAGGTAGCTTCTGTCATTCTGCAGCCTCACAAATTCAATGGGTTCATCTGTGCCCAATGTATCTAGGTGTTCACAATCtaaataaaatgcatatttttcctTTTAGGCTTCAAATACTCCACTTCTGGCAGaaaactaaaatgttttaaattatgaTAACTAAATTCATATTACAAATTGCTGCCTAAAATCTTGTCTGTTATCAATTggccttttcttttcacttaataTTAACTTAGTTCTTTTTAGTactgtttacatcagtaattTACCGTTATTTTAAGTAACTCCTCCTGCTTTTACATGGAATCGTGTTACTGTGAAATCGGACAATCTAAAATCTGATGTGAAATGCAAAAGTAAATAAATTTGGTCAATGACACTTAATATGGCTGAAACTTatcttttattctgtttgcattcctataaaaataaatatttagtatACATTTTGTTTCCGTAAGTaagttttttattcatttttcattcaTTCAGTAAGTTAGTTCTTAATTTTCATTTCTGAGCTTTTGAGCCTAATAAGCACTGTCTGTTTCTGAGCAATAAATAAAACCAGGtaaactttttctgttttttacagggtttttttaagacttaaatgaaatgaaaagcaaTAAACAGTATAGTGTGACATACTGTtgaatgaatatttaaatattaaaaaattactGAATTTTAGAATGTAGTGCCAAAATCCCTGTTCAGTGATCATTTCTACATTAGCATACTGTTTTTCAGTTATCCTTCCTTAGCCACTAACATTGGTTTTTGCTCCATATTCAGAGTTAATGGTCTGTTTTTATAGAGTTATGATTTTATTAATCTTGAGCATGCTATAGAAAATTGTTTGCATTTAATATTTTCCTCTTAAGTTATATTTTGTCTGTTTTACCAACActtctcatcttttttttttttaaatggcaacagCTGCCTCTTGTTAGTGCCATCTAGATTCTCCTGTGGCACTATATTCTGGATGAAGTTCATCCCTGTGCAAAGAGCCCCACACAAGgcctattttttccacaggacttgTGCTGTACCGCTGCatgtgggtgaatttcaccctgtgtgtACCTACTCTTAAGTCTAGATCTGGATGTCTTTTGTTCAGCACTGAAGGAAGATAGTAAAATCTGAATAGTATGCAGTGTACTGCATTTGCCTGCACATGTTGCCACTAGAAGCTTCAAAGGGGTATTCAAGTGTTTTCTGCCACTCATTATTCTTAAGAGGAAATTGAAGATCTCAACCAGAGGGTATAAAACTTGGTGTACACGTTTATTTCTGAATGAAGAAGTTGTACAGTAAGAGAGAAACAATTATTGGGTTAGATCACTTATTGAATTTCTTTTAACTGGCTCTTCCTAGGCATGATTACTAAAGGAAAAACTCCATAGTCGGGTAAAAATGGAGGAGGCTTCAACTATAGGAAAGTTTTCTGAGCTTGATGTTTAGTTTATTCTGAAGCAAGCACAGAACAACTATAGCATTATCTTGCTCCTTCCCCTGACACAGCATGACATCATGAAGCTGTTTTGATAGGTGTTATCCTTATTTGTTTTAGAAGATCTCAGAAATTCAAACCATCTTGCTATAAAACTGTACAATCCAGAAAGTTTCCAGATAGAGTCAAGCCAAAGGGTCTAGTTTGGCTCTATGAGCCAAAACATGAGCTGAACCATTTGAGCTGACTAgccaaatacaaaaagaaaatacataagttgaatatataaatatatataacgTCACAGTGGCTGACAAGGAATAATGAGAAAAGTATTTAACTATCTTGGCTTTTCCTTGGCTCATCTTTATTTATGGATGAAGAGCTGAATCAGAACCAGATTGTAACTTTCAATAATTTTCCTACCTCTAGTTTCTTGGCATTTAAAAGTAGAAATTTGTGGGATTTATTTCTGCAACTATTATAGAGATCTTagagaggatttttttatttacgCTTCCCCATGCCTTTGCATTAAACCATACTTACCAGTCTTCCCATCCATCTTCTGGAACAATCCACAAATGTCTCCTTGGAACCTGAGGAGATGACCTCCAAGATCTTGCTAGTGGACAAGCCAATATCATCCAGTACCTCATCTGGCAGACAAGCTACAGTGAAAACTGGCACAAAGAAGACTGCACCAAAAAGCAACCAGGTACCATCACTTCGGCACAAAAGATGACTCCTGCGTCAACAGCATCAAAACAGGAACTAAGCACCTCTGGTATCGAAGTCTGGCATCAAAAGGGGCTGGTCTGAATGCACAGGCACCAGGTAGAGCTTGGTGTCCTTCTATAATGACAGACCATCCAGAGCCTCTGGAGAGAAATCGATCAGGCCTCATACAGTGTTGAGGGCTTGGGATAAGGAGCAGCCTACAGTGACACAAATCATGAATCTGGTCATGCACCTCTCAGCATCAACAGTGAACACAGAGAATGAGTCAGGGAGAACTGGAACCACCATTGGTGCTGAAACACCTGCCAGTATCTGTGACAGAGGCCCATTGGTACCAGTGGGCAAAGgttctttacaagcaactcctatatcagacctgacaaactcactccaTCTAATACACTACTTTCCTGGAATTTATTGAGGAAAGGTGGTAggtgaggtctctactgaaagcttaTAATTCAACGAtattcataatcattgtgagatgtgcatgggaaatattttaataataatgtaaCTACATTGAAAACTGTGCCTTATGGTCCTTGGAATAAAAGTTAGTCATCAGAAAATCATATGTCTCAGTGATGGTCTGTTCAAGTGGGAAGGAGTTGTCACCCTTCCCTAGAACTGCTGATATAATGCAAGGTTCCATTGTCTACCGGTGTCTCATCtcagaacagtcaatggaaaactatTAAAGACAACTCCAAAtaatcaaaaccacttggaggtTAATAGGAACATTATAAGAGGCTGGGGATGACCCTGTCTGTGAATAAAGGCAAAAGACTGATCCAGTATATGAGGTCAAGAAAGACACTTTGCATCATTTACTGAGAAGACATATTGTTGAACAGGTGTTTTTCATGAAGGTTTGGAACCTGGTTCCTGTGAAGCTAGCCAGCTCTGCAACCAGCTGAACTCTGAAGGGAAAACCTACTTCATTGGATAGGAAAAAGTAACTATTAATAAGTGTAGGCCCTACTTcgtgttttattattttgttttgtgttacaACCATTTATTTCTGTCATtcttttgtttccagtggaacctctattttttttaaataaatattttattataagtGCTCATAAGTGCCGTGTGTTGTACAGTAGCAGTGATTTAAGGTAAAACCGGGGTATACTATTCCTTTgagagctgaggatctgggatttctgtgagtagccagtgtcggGCTAGATACCTAgcacaggggaatgcttcaaggGGACTTGTCAATCAGCAAGGAGAAGAAAGGGCTGGCATAATCCTGAGGAGAGTGGTTGAGTGGCTGTTAAgctggtggtgttagggagctAATACCCAGCTATCACAGGCAAGACGTTAGAGgaagggggtaacaaggtgacacacagtcctgggtaccccgaGAACCATAGTGGTACCAGGACAGATGCCAGTACCAAGACCTGCTCTATGCTGCATCACTGCTTGTGGAGATCCACATCTCTACACCATCACTGGAGCATACATTCTCCCCATATTCAAGTAGAGTACCCTCTCCCAGGAGGTCAGTGGTTGACCCCATGGAAAGGTCTGCTTGCTTCCCCTACAGAGCTGCACCACAACTGGCTCATTGGGGCTGATGCTTGATTAGCCAACCACTCAATGAAT
The nucleotide sequence above comes from Caretta caretta isolate rCarCar2 chromosome 1, rCarCar1.hap1, whole genome shotgun sequence. Encoded proteins:
- the PMCH gene encoding pro-MCH — translated: MHISSYILILIFSLFSQGFLLSVSKSIRKVEDDDMILNAFNIGKALWNEGKTEKTETIPTLEHYKMEDSSFLDEEEDRNPKFLNIGSKHNFISHGLPLNLGIKQLPYLALKGSMAFPADTEIQNIESIQKRRETGDEENSAKFPIGRRDFDMLRCMLGRVYRPCWQV